The Augochlora pura isolate Apur16 chromosome 4, APUR_v2.2.1, whole genome shotgun sequence genome segment GgtctattatactatactgaaCGAACTAAATATTACTGgcactttaaaaatataaaagagttatactaatattatcaatgataatttttaatctcctGGTCTtggtttaattaatcaaatgaCATTGATATTgtgagaaattatataaattaaacccTTATCTTTAGGGTTTTGACAACAAGAAATGGATTTTCAACaaagttttataaacatttgaaTTTGTCCGAAGAAGAagtacaacattttttaattcattttgaaattatatcgtTTATACTTAAAGCATGAAATAACAATCGTAGTAAAATTTAGGATGactattacattaataattttcaatcgcTTTTAGCATTTTTGCATGGAAGATTAATGAACATGTAGTGatatcagaataaaattaatcgtacagattttaattttcgtgCACATACTATACATAGAAGAGCAGTCATCCTGCTctaaaagattaatattacGCATTTGGAACAGAGGCGAGGCAAAGGCTGTATTGTTTTCCACATAACGCTACTCCTTTCTCATggaaattgcaacaattatgCGCTATTAAAACACTGACGTAAAGCaacagaataaattacatGTGACAATATAGGGTGACCTGTCCAGTGAACGAACACTTAAGCTGCatgtttgttaaaatgatCGTTCATGAATCGTTATATGATCccctaaataatattatcctaAGCGAGATTCTTTACTACTCAGTTCGTACATCCCCGAACACAATTCTAGCATTTTTTCGTAGTTCAGAGCGcattttaatgtaatcgatTTGAATAGGTTTATATTAGCTTTTAAATGGTCAGTTTTAActcaattatttatgattattataccCGAAGTTTTCGTATTGATTGATACTTTTATTCATTACTTTTCCTTCATTTcagatgatattttatttaattataactgcatttaaaaaaatgtattcttgtatttacttatttagaTAGTAAAGTTGATCCAACCTTTAGAACgagatttttatcgaattatgtGGATGAAATCATCTACATCGCTGtcacatttaatttaacagtTGCGAGGCGCACTCCAGAAAGTAATTTGGCGAGCAATGCGACGTTGTTCCATGATGACAAGAAATACCATGTTGTCAAGCAAGacgttaattttcgaaatggtTTTCAATCTGTTTTCTGCTcgcacaaataaaatatctgtatTCATTGAAGCGCGTTTGAGGGCCAAAGGCAAAATATAAGGGATGTCTAAAATCTGttttcgaaactttttaaGGAAACAAATAAAGCATCagttcattatttaaatttgtttcaaattatttaaatttgtttcattaattctttgtacaatagaaatatttgattcatGTATTACCTAAAtatgttatacaatattttgtcaaaatgattaaataaacgatttcTTAAATTACTTTAAGCGCGATATTGTAACTTCTCACTGCGAAGAAAAAAGTTCCGTTGTAAAACGAGtcgaataaaagttaattttccGATTAACAGATCAAGGTATGTGTGTGGGACAAAATGTTGCAAGTAAAACTTGCTGTGGCTCGAGAAGGGAATTTGTGACGGTGACATATCTTACTTCAAGTGTCTCAATATTCAAGGGCTCGCGTCTTAAAGGGCTAATGTTGGTCTGTGTACATAGACACGTATAATATATCGATCTTCGAAGGTTATTTATTGCCGGTTAATACTGgctttatattagtttataaaagtaataataagataCTTATCCTAGTTTTCAACGAGTGTTATtactagattgcggatctttatgaaaaatagataTGGTTTacataaattgaaagaaatagagatctaataaaactgtatttctTCTCTTCATAATTGTAATGTATTGAGAGGCACGTAACTGAGTAGGGCAATctgtcataaatacataaaatccgtagtctagCTATTCTGTATATTGTAACACATACACGGTGAAAATAACtcataaatgtaattttagaatttgaaTATAcgtaaattaaaacattaatgaCCCGCCATTTTCACTGGTTCCGTGAACATAGTGTTAAAACTTACTTTCGCTAACCGTTTCTAAGGACGGCTTTAGACATTGATACAAAACGATTTATCCTAATTCTATCATCGAGGACTTAGATGATGCTTTCACTCTCACAGAAGTTGCGCATTCAATTTACTGTCTGGCATTAATGCAAGCCTTCATGCTATCAGGAGTGATAGATTCTTCTCGTAAACTTCTTATCTAAACTTCACAACAAAAGTCGAAAGACGTTAAGTCTTGGAATCCTGATGGAAAGGCTGGCTACGTCCACCCTAAGTGAATGGATCTATCATTTAAAGACAGAAAGAATCCTTCTATCAATGCCCATGATCATCGTTTTGAATATAGGTGTCACTGAACAATTTCAAGAACGTTTAACTCTCATCTGTCCATAACGTCAATTTGACAACGTTTTAATGTTTCAGAGTAgtctgttatttttttaaactttttaatatacagtatatatgtCTCTATCATTATGAATCAGAAAACATATAACGTAAAGGTGTGACCATTTATTACGAAAGGGTCACTTAGCATCAATTTGACGCAACCAAATTTCACGCGCAATCATGTTACttatttttctagaaataGTGTCACTTATCTCTTCATCGAAAACATACGTATAAGCTACAGACAgatcaaatttaatactttgaaaGAATCttcagaaaaatgttaaaatggaaAAGTGACGTCGATTTCATGGGGGAAATAAAACAACTTTTTTCGTTAGTCTCCTTGaaggttatttgaagtaactttgaAACGTCTTTAAATGAAAACATGTTTCTTTgtctgaaacattttttaatcaaattttatcttACAATAGTATTTAAcacaatgaaaaatttgtttacttaTGAAacttctttattaattattgtaacttctttattgttgttattggCTTTTCTATTGAATTTACCTGTTATAATTACGTGCTGttgtatttaacatttttcccAAGAATGTGTTATTTTAGAGataatttgcatttaaaattctCAAATCAACACCCCGTGCActtcatttttcttctgtttcgtGCGTGTCTCAAAACATAGAACAAAGAAATAAGATTGTTTCCCTTTTCCTTCTGGACCCAGGGCTtcgataaaacaaataattctgaCATACTCGCAGAAATCGCCTGCAAATCATTCTTCTTGAAGATGTGCGTACGGATTACGTAATGTCCAGAACTTTATACAGAGTTCAGTACGCGCGTACGTAGTACAGTCGTTcactaaaatattctaacacCGTTTAGAATTgagtaactttttcaaaaGTGGATCAAATGGCTTGAACTTAGTTTTCAGGTGTTGAAGGGACTACTTTGGTAAACAATctctaaacaaatttttgcaaaaattatggTTGGTgggaacgaaaaaaaaaataaggaaacgATGTCTTCAACTTTTTGTCAAGTCTTTCGAAATCGATTAGCGTTGTTATGAGTtacgaacaattaaaaatcgcaaTCACTGTACATATTAATCGAtgtcattgtttaaattttctaagCTCAGATCAAAAAGACAAAAATGCATCATTGTTTTATGCTCTTCATCATACCAACCGatggaatttttacaaaaatttgttcagaTATTATCTAGCAAACTAGATCCACTGACACCACAAAAAAAGCTCGAGTCACCCGGCACAATGTTGAAAAAGTCACcgcgttttaaaaggtgtccgaatattttaacgagttttCACGTCACGACCGATCCTATCTTTACTTTCGAAACTTCGCACGTACATCTTTCTTTCCCTCAGCTGAACCGTCGATTGACGGTTACCAAAAACTTTCGACAAATGTAAATATACGTTTCATCGTACTGACCTAACATCACGTAACAGGTCTCGAAAAATCCTTGTCCCAGCAGCACGCTGAAAAGTCCCAGGATCCCTTGCGGTAGTTCGGTGAGCAGAAACAGGAGTAAAACTGCCAGCAGCATCATTTTCGTTCTATCGGTTTGCCTCTCCTTGTCTACCCTCCTGGAGCTCTTCTTCCGATCGAAATTCTCTTCGTGAATATTCGTTAGCTTTTGCCTCCTTCGTTTCGCCTCCAGCAAAACTTGCAGAAGTTTCAATATGACAACGGTCAAAACGACGCAGGGAAAAAGTTTTATCACGACACTGTAAATCcagaaattcaattctttcaGAATATCGGCGTTTTTCCCTGTTTCCGTTAATCGAACGAAGTAGAGGGTCGTGTTCACCGTTTTCCCTACAGACGAATCTAAAAAACAACAGAGTTTCATCGACTGGTTAATCGACCAGCTCGTAACGATCGCGAGCATTGCGAGATAAAACATTTATGGCACACGTACGTCTTAACTAGGGTGGATGTCCCCATTAACGTGCTCGCGAATTAAAAACGTATAGAGAAAGGAAAGTGGTAAATACAAATTGATGACctatattgtttttatgttTACCTATAAACACGTTAGATTCAGGGAGTGGtgtcaatttatatataaaactttattgttctatatatttttaatcgggGCCCACGATAATTAGGACAACCATCCTATTACACTTATTACTAGATAGTGCatctttacataaaattaatatgcaaaataCATGCACGATAAGATAATGCGaaataatgagaaatatttcttgtaatttgGATTACATTATCATTTATCTGACTTTGGGGTATATAATCGACTTTGGGACCTTGTATAATCGATACATTTGTACAAGGTGTCTATTTTATCTGAAAGTctagaatatttcaaaaattactaaaaatagtaggaaaatgttttaatcaaaaatgtttagtagcactggttttttaaaaatagaataaagaattttcgTATACACTGTATTATAATACCACTTAATATGATCCAAATAAGATGCTatcgatttcatttttgtcaacGAGAACGTTCAAAATCGTTGTTCAATTCAACCATCACACTACGGGATTAATGATCGTCAGCATGTTCATAAACGTTTGGATACCTTCCGATAatcatagaaataatttatatctgaTCACAGATACCTGTGTATGTACTTTGACATTAATCTGTTATTCCTTTTACGTAATGCTTGAACGTGTCCTCTGctgttataaatacaattttgcgGTCATTATTACTAATCACGTAGAGTGTAATTGACCAGAGGTGCGGCGTATGGTGGTTCGATTAAACGATGATTTACAATGTTTCTATTGACGGAAATCATTTCGATAGCATCTCATCGgatacatattaaattctgCTATAATACCGTATATACAGAAATACAGCattccatttaaaagaaatcatcACGTTCACCAAATTCACCATCATTTCCTCGCCAACAAGAAAACTGCTTATGTCATGACATACTCCCTCTCATGTCAAACAATCGTTGTTAAAACCTTTTCACATTATCATTCGTAGTTTCTGAGGTATTTTGGTTTTCCAGACGAAACGGACACCATTTGTGTAGAATTATATGcaaagtgtattaaaaatacataatatgtaaaCGATATGGAATACGCAAactatgcaaaatgaaaactatatttttaaaatcttgtaGTGACGagataaatattagtaaatatcataaatatctatattttaaaaatattttgcatttgcataaagatcctaattatattaaagataCTAATTCGATTTTACAGTTACAATAGATATAGGaatagcaaattattaatgattgtccacatataataatttctattgcaGACAttctttcaatataaaattttctatctaaatttcaattatttttccaatgtagaataaatttccatttgaatttcaatcaTTCCTTCGAcctcgaatatttaaattacaatcattccatgatttttaaaattctaactTCTAATTAAGATTCCAATCATCTTTTTAATCTAGAATATTTGAATGTCAATAATTTCAccaatatacaataatttgtaaCTAGATATCAATCGTTTTTTCAGTGGTAGAGTTTGATCTATATTTTCTAGGGATTCCTTTCAAAAGCAATTCCATTTGAAGTTATTAGAATTCATGGCTTTTTGCGCATGCTAAAAAATCGATAGAAAACTCCAGTTACAATCTGGATGCTGAAAGATAGAAGCaaaggaaatgaaataatctGAATTTTTTACCGGGCTTGAAACTATTTCTTACTACGAAAGTATACATTCGGTGGAATGCATACGAAAATATGTATTCGATTCTTATCGtttattctgaattttttaatgaaaaacataCTATTCTCAGTTCATTGAAATTAGAGATGAATGAAGGAGAGCTGTCcaattattagtttataaattatagtagtTGGAATTgctgaaaagaaaagaacggTGGATACAGATTcatttaaacttttaattgagtacaaatatttaattgtaggGAAAATATagtgatattaatttctcccGTTGCTGTACTTCTCACACTTATTCACATAAAATCCCTTGTCAATGAACGTTTAATAATACAGATGTGACTGCTATCTTTGTCCAgcaaaattttactatttttagtaaattttactatttttatacattaattgtatttctatgtttttctTTAGCACAGTAAAAACTTTTGCAGAAAAAAATTCAGATTGTAACTATTAAGTTTtgactatttttaattctccgGCATTTTACGAGCAATTAAGGAAACGACTATTTTTAGACGCCCGGCATTTCACGAACAGTCAAGAAAGtgactatttttaatcatctGTAATGTAACGTGTTAAGAGAAAGATTAATATActtctataaaattgaatactgCTGGAAAGTTCATGAAAAACTAATACGCTCTTACTCAACACATTTGTACAGTCCCATGATTAGATTAGTGGACCGATTTTTATTCCACATTGAAAAGATTCTCTACATGAACTTATTCTGGTTTGCGCTACCTATatgtttattcattataaatgaGTGAAACGAAagctaattttaattatacagcGTTAATACAGGAAGCGCCGTGCggagcaataaaaatgaaacagataTGTTAACAGAAGGTCGCAACGTACTTTCTCGGTACGATTTTCAGAATTTGTTCCCTTCGtttttcttcgcgactttATTACTGTAAGTCGTCCGTTATAATGAAACGCGCGTATTACTCCTTTGAGAAATTATACCCGCTTCTATTGTCGCATGCATTATGCaaacattttcttaattacACTTTATTTAACTGGGTTACACTACTCACCGCCGAGAGATTCCGTTTGACTAACTGTCATCCCGTTCGAATCCAGAACCTCCACTTTCTCTCTGACCTCCGTCGTGATGTATAAAGGTACGCAGAGCACAGGACAGAAAGCGTACGTAATCAAAATCGCAAAAATAGTTCTTCTGTAACTGCACCATTCTCTGTTCTTTTTCGCAACCGCCACGTACCTCCAAACCGCCAGTATCAGagttaaacaaattgaaatcgtATGGCAAACCTGGAAAAGTAAATTGGTAACCGTTCAGTTATAACTTATCGTTTATTATACATAGAAAATACACGTACATTGATCAATTTCATCCAACTTTGTGCGATTGACCAGGTACCATAGCTATATACTGCGGATTTTTGTGGAAAATATAGGCTGTTTGCATTGGTTGCGAGAGACCGAAACGATATAAAAAGTTCTATTTTCCAGTATACATTTTGAAAGACTGAAATCAATGCacatattaaaacaaaatgtgaagagaattaaatatacatagagCACAATTACAGTAACTTATACAATTTGCGTTGTGATTGAAATAGCtaattgattatattctttatacttaatttatccataaatgaataaatatgcaGTCCAGTCATAATCAATAAGAACAAAATAATCGttgtataattatcattttaatatttctatttcaaaattattataacgttTTCGTTTAAATCTGTATGGTTAGAAAAAACAGTTATATGCGATCGAGTATGTGTGCCTGCGATATAGAAAAGTATTGAACAAGTAATTAATAGACTTctgattttatacatttatcgtAAGAATAaacgtttaaagaatttaagaatactactgtattattttcaattctttaagattatgaacaaaataaacgTCTATTCAGCTCCAATGCTTTGCAACGAATTGcgagcaatttttactttccaTAAACATCCCCAGTTTATAGACACGACATTGATcagtgtacgaatactttctgCTCCCACTGCAGATCtactaattaatatcataattttgtaCTGTATAGACTTAATTCCCCTAAACAAGTTGCCACGATTCGATCGAACTTTTGTAGTCTCTGAGTGAGTGATCACTGtcctaaataattttgtaaaatattaggCTTGTACATATTTTCAGTATTCCAAACAAACacatattattagaaatatatacacGATATAAGGCCAGATCACAATAAGCAGgaagcaaaataaattaagtccGCTACAGAAATGTACGTTAATTATCCTAATCTATGTGACATAGGATCTCCTTTTCACTTTATAACAACTGCAATGTTCTGAGACTCTGAGCTAATATTGTGTACTATCCCAACACTCTATTTATAATccattttatagtaaaaattcaattctcgatgtttttgtaattttatatatcagatcgaaataaaatacaatggactgtttatttagaattagaTCGACAGATCTGCtcgcatttttcattttggaTTTCGTTCAGAGTTGggcatattttttttttgaataatgaataatttaataactttttcatcCGTAGATTTATTCAGATCcaatattattcattgttcAAATGATAATGCCCAACTTTGTGTAACATGACTTCGGTGTACCAGCCATTCTTTTGTAACAATCATCATAACATTTGATATCGCGTTTAAAAGAAATGAGCTGGTTTTCAATTTCACGATAGGTAATCTCATGAATGATCGATAGCGTGTACTATGTCCCGTCCGACGATTGAATTCCCATTTTTCCGGcactgaaaagaaaattgcgatttaaaatttcaatatcaaaCCGGGTGGTTGATTATTTCGTCAATAAACTGTAACGTGCAAACACCTTGTGCACACGTGCGACctcgaacaatttcgaaactACCACGTGTGTCGTCGTTCGTATACTAAGTTTTCTGATTTGAGTTTTCTGTTCTCCGTGCTCAGACAGTACAAGTTCCATGGGACCAAAACattctgaatttatttccgtccttgaaaattattctaccaaaatattacaatgacGTATTTATATACCTGTACGAAAACTTTCCTTTTTATCCGTTTCGTTTGATATGCTAACACATTACGCACGGTTTTCAAATCTTTTAATCCACACGTAATAATATACACGTTGATAACCATAACAGAATAGAATAACTATAATTAGGGTAGAAATATGACTGTGGTGACTCGACCGTCTCATTATAAAAtcagcatttttaaatttccagattttttaaaaaatcgattttgcaggtaaaagttttgaaaaaatttagagTGTTATGCTCTATTAAATAGaagatttatgaattttttcctAACTTTTCGCCaagtaaaatagaagaaatagtGCATATTCTGTTAACTTGATTTCACCTTTACGGCGGGGTAGGGATTTGAAAATTGGTTGAGAGGGTTCTCCTTGAGTAGTCTATCCAATGATCTAAACAAAAGTCAATTTGGTTAGGGGGACCCATTTGGCATCTTATCCGGCTTTACCCTTTgggaaaagaaaggaaatggAGACGATGGAAaggtataaaaaaatacgcATTTGATAGAATGTTGAGGAGTTTGTTACATTTCATTCCACTACTTTTCTCCCTtcgcgttaattattttattattattactattgtttgTCATTGGgtctttatagaaaataaaaattgtctgcgtcaATTGTAAAAAGCAGCAGTCAATTAgaagtttcttcctttcttcaaCAATCGTAATAAGTCGAAAATACTGAGACGACaatcttaaattaatttaatctttttacgGTTTTGTACTCTCGCTACTTATATTTGTCATAAACGCATCAAATCCGCCGATTATGTGTTATCCTTACTGTTACATTACTCTCAGTCCCATGTTTAACATCCTCATTATAGTATCGGACCATGTCTGCGTCTA includes the following:
- the LOC144468659 gene encoding G-protein coupled receptor dmsr-1; translated protein: MDSNATTSDQFVCNLSSFHSHYSQLHGWISLFVCIFGSIANILNILVLTRREMRSPTNIILTGLAVADLLVMIDYIPYSFHLYLYRRSRRDTFTYGWAIFVLFHSNFAQVCHTISICLTLILAVWRYVAVAKKNREWCSYRRTIFAILITYAFCPVLCVPLYITTEVREKVEVLDSNGMTVSQTESLGDSSVGKTVNTTLYFVRLTETGKNADILKELNFWIYSVVIKLFPCVVLTVVILKLLQVLLEAKRRRQKLTNIHEENFDRKKSSRRVDKERQTDRTKMMLLAVLLLFLLTELPQGILGLFSVLLGQGFFETCYVMLGDVIDMLTLVNSAINFILYCTMSRQFRKTFNELFCKNWRITRNTGKQILIDNNGHTGTNHTVTQVTQV